From a single Nostoc edaphicum CCNP1411 genomic region:
- a CDS encoding zinc-binding dehydrogenase, whose product MNSKTYRKLRAKQLNQDFKSAVEIVEVPISQPAASELVIQNKFAGVNGGFDTLLCHGDVPYINLIPPFDLGVEAVGTVIAMGENVKDFQIGDAVVTTWRGGGYREYQVIDANLAVKVREATPELLTLMPTGVSALVALEQVGEMKTNEVVLVTAAAGGTGHIAVQLAKLAGNHVIGTCSSEAKAKLLRELGCDRIINYRTENLNQVLKQEYPNGINLIFDCVGKQVFDTCVENLAVRGRLVVVGFISEYVNSAEQITQPRLYHQLFWKAASVRGFLMSHYKEYMTEARDRLLNLFYTEKLKVAVDPTQFQGIESIPDAVQYLLSGQNCGKVVVRF is encoded by the coding sequence ATGAATTCAAAAACTTACAGAAAGTTAAGAGCAAAGCAACTTAATCAAGATTTTAAATCTGCTGTTGAAATTGTCGAAGTTCCTATTTCCCAACCTGCGGCTAGTGAACTTGTAATTCAAAACAAATTTGCTGGCGTTAACGGTGGCTTTGATACCTTACTTTGTCATGGTGATGTTCCCTATATTAACTTAATTCCTCCCTTTGATTTAGGTGTGGAAGCTGTAGGGACAGTTATCGCGATGGGTGAAAATGTCAAAGATTTCCAAATAGGTGATGCTGTAGTAACGACTTGGCGTGGTGGCGGTTATCGAGAATATCAGGTTATCGATGCAAACTTAGCGGTGAAGGTGCGGGAAGCAACGCCAGAATTGTTAACACTAATGCCTACAGGTGTATCAGCTTTGGTTGCACTGGAACAAGTAGGGGAAATGAAAACTAATGAAGTGGTTTTAGTGACAGCAGCAGCAGGGGGAACCGGTCATATTGCGGTGCAATTGGCAAAGTTAGCTGGTAATCATGTCATTGGTACTTGTAGCTCTGAGGCGAAAGCAAAGTTACTAAGAGAATTAGGGTGCGATCGCATTATCAACTATCGCACAGAAAATCTCAATCAAGTTCTCAAGCAAGAATACCCTAATGGGATTAATTTAATTTTTGACTGTGTAGGCAAACAGGTTTTTGATACCTGTGTTGAAAACTTGGCGGTGCGGGGACGATTAGTAGTAGTTGGTTTCATCTCCGAATACGTAAATAGTGCAGAACAAATTACACAGCCACGCCTTTATCACCAGTTATTTTGGAAAGCAGCTTCTGTGAGAGGCTTTCTCATGTCACATTATAAAGAATATATGACAGAGGCACGCGATCGCCTTTTAAACCTGTTTTACACAGAAAAACTCAAAGTTGCCGTTGACCCAACCCAGTTTCAAGGCATAGAATCAATACCCGACGCTGTACAATATCTCCTCAGTGGTCAGAATTGTGGCAAAGTGGTGGTGAGGTTTTAA
- a CDS encoding nuclear transport factor 2 family protein, which translates to MTQDSENTLKVARQAFEHLTYGMATGEWEALLDMLTEDFTLWFPMGKFHGSNVGKERAREFFEYVFESFNPGLNLTGLDRVTSNETTAVFEFRDEGLLFGQLYKNRVAVSFDVRGDKICGYREYFGSDGKSY; encoded by the coding sequence ATGACACAAGATTCAGAAAATACTTTAAAAGTTGCTCGACAGGCATTTGAGCATCTTACGTATGGGATGGCGACAGGAGAGTGGGAAGCATTGCTAGATATGCTCACAGAAGATTTTACCCTTTGGTTTCCAATGGGAAAATTCCACGGTTCAAATGTGGGAAAAGAGCGAGCTAGAGAATTCTTCGAGTACGTTTTTGAATCCTTCAATCCTGGTTTGAATCTGACTGGTTTAGACCGTGTTACTAGTAATGAAACGACGGCTGTCTTTGAGTTTCGAGATGAGGGACTTTTGTTTGGACAGCTTTATAAAAACCGGGTAGCAGTTTCCTTTGATGTCCGTGGAGACAAAATTTGTGGCTATAGGGAATACTTTGGCAGCGATGGCAAATCGTATTAA